In Camelina sativa cultivar DH55 chromosome 17, Cs, whole genome shotgun sequence, the genomic stretch GTACAATCTCAGATCAATTACTATTGACGTGTCAAACAAGAAATCATGGATTCAAGCTGGTGCAACTTTGGGAGAACTCTACACAAAGATCAGTGACGCGACCCAAACGTTAGCGTTTCCAGCTGGCGTTTGCGCTACCGTAGGAGCTGGTGGGCACATAAGTGGTGGAGGTTACGGAAATCTAATGAGAAAATACGGAATCACTGTTGATCACGTCATTGATGCTCAGTTAATTGATGTCAACGGCAAGCTCTTGAATCGAGCTACtatgggagaagatctcttttGGGCCATtcgaggtggtggtggtgggagtTTCGGAGTTATCCTCTCTTGGAAAATCAACCTTGTCGAGGTTCCAAAGATCCTGACAGTGTTTAAGGTTAACAAAACATTGGAACAAGGAGGCACTGATGTTCTCTACAAGTGGCAGCTTGTCGCTACTAAATTCCCTGAAGATCTTTTCATTAGAGCAATGCCTCAGGTCGCAAACAGAACAAAACGCGGCGGGAAAACTATCGCAGTTGTATTCTATGCTCAGTTCTTGGGTCCAACCGATAAGCTGATGGCTATAATGAACCAGAGTTTCCCTGAATTAGGGCTAAAACGTAAAGATTGCCAAGAAATGAGCTGGCTTAACACGACGTTGTTTTGGGCCGATTACCCGGCCGGTACTCCAACAAGCATTCTTCTAGATAGACCTACGAGTCCAGGAGATTTCTTTAAGAGCAAATCGGATTACGTCAAAAAACCAATCCCTAAGGAAGGATTAGAGAAGCTTTGGAAGACAATGTTGAAATTCAACAATTTTGTGTGGATGCAATTTAACCCTTACGGTGGAGTGATGGACCGGATTCCGGCAACCGCCACAGCGTTTCCTCACCGGAAAGGAAACTTGTTCAAGATTCAGTACTTTACGACATGGTTGAATGCAAATGCCACGGAGAGTAGCCTGAAAGAAATGAAGGGGTTTTATGAGGTTGCGGAACCGTACGTGTCAAGTAACCCGAGAGAGGCCTTCTTTAATTACAGAGACATCGATGTTGGAAGCAATCCGAGTGGCAACACAAACGTGGATGAAGCTAAGATCTATGGATCCAAGTATTTCTTGGGTAATTTGAAGAGATTGATGCAAGTTAAAGCTAAGTATGATCCTGATAATTTCTTCAAGAACGAGCAGAGCATTCCTCCTGTTCGTGTATTGCATTGATATTACTCTTTTATCAAGTGAATAAGTTATGTGGGCATGTGTTATTATTGGCTTATAGCCTATAATGTAGCTTTCATTATTGTCCCATTTAACCTTACGATCATTGTGTCATATATTTCTATCATTACTCAATAAAGACTTTTACGAAAGACATTATCTTTGAACATATTTTGATATATCCTTTTTCTGTTTACGCTATACAAGAAAGTAGAAACCATGACCATGAGGGTTGCTTTCTCCAACgcgttattaattattatagcCATATATAGCTATAGGGGTAAGCCGTAATATTCTGATATGATTCGTTTGTAAgaaattcttttgagtttttttgctACTGATATCAATTATGAGGAGCACATCATTTCTTCAAGTTGCTATCTATTCCAAAATCGAgctccatctttcttttttttcccttttagcTATGTACTTCTGCTGTTGAATTTCTTGCAGCTTTGAAGAAATCTCGGTGAATTTTTGAGGATGCCATCAATGGCGCAAGGAGAACTCGAGAGGATCTGTACAAGACAGTAAGCCAAACCTAGATTCCCAAAGCATAACTGCTACAACGCAATTCTAGGATTACAAGATATAGTTagagatataatttttttttggtagaagagAGGGAGAAAACCTCCCCTGATTTATTCAATATAAACTAAGCTTACAACCAAACATTACGTGGCAAAACAGCCCCATTCTCATCATCCAACAAAACTGCTCGGATAGAGTCAGGACAAGAcaccaaaaaatgaaaacccaAAACTAAAGCAAACGCATAGTTCGCTAACCCATCTGCCAGACGATTAGCCTCCCTATACACATGAGTAACCCGAACTAACCAGTCCCTTGCGATAAAGGCATGGCACAATTGTACCAGGAAAGAGAGCGGATGAGCCTCGCTTATCCCTGCCTGAATGAAACCTACTACCAACTCCGAATCCACCTCCAATTCCACACGTCGAATCCCACGCTCCCAAGCTATGGCCAGCCCATAATACACGCCCCACAACTCCGCCATCGGAGCCGTACACCTGCCTATATTGAGTGCAAAACCACACACCCACGCACCCCTCTCATCTCGAAGGGCTCCACCAGCCGTAGCAAGACCCGGGTTTCCCCGTGACGCCCCATCCGTCGAAACCTTAAACCAACCAACCGTTGGAGGTTTCCAACCGATCAGTCGCTCCACCGATTCCGCCCGAGCATGTCCGCCGGCAACGAGATCATGAGCCCTTGTAACTTCAACAGCAAGTTCCCTCAAAAATCTCACCCTATCCCGGCACACACGATATTCACCAAACACATTCTCACACCTCCATTTCCAACCCCACCAAGCTGCCACACTAAACAAAGTCGACCAGGCAGATCCACCTACAACCTGCCCCTCTTGCAAATTGCCAAATAACCACTCAAACAAAGACTTTGAGAAGAATTCTTGTTGCTTACCCCGCGGAACCAGCCTCACCCAAACCCCGTGCATTGCCGGGCAGTCCCTCAACACATGTAATATCGACTCCATAGCTCCCTGACAAACAAGACACACCGCATTTTCACCCATATGCCGACGCACTTGCTCCACATTCGTCATCAAAACTTGTTGACTAACCAACCATAAGAACACTCGAACTCGTTCTGGCACCACCACCTTCCAAATCCGATCATAGAACTTTGCCATGCATGGTCTCGGCTCTATATCTCGGCGCAACACAGCATAGGCTGAACTCACCGTAAAACCACCACTCGCGGTACCTCTCCAAGACAAAGTATCCTTTCGCCCTGGGACTCCCTTAATCACCACCGCAAACAGTTGCAGCCGTATATCCACCGGCAGGTACTGCTCCAGGCGCGACATATCCCAACCCACACCCTCTATCCAATACTCCTCAACCCTCTTATACAATTCATCCTCCGGAACCCTTACTACCGCCCATCGTACCAACGCGTCCGACCCCATCCACCTGTCCAACCAGAACCGAATCGAACGACCATCGCCTGGCACCCAACCGAGTCCCAACGATACAACCTCTCTAAGACCCACCCCCACACTCCTCCAAGTCGAAGACCAAGTTCCCTTCGGCACAACCCACGATCCATCCTGCACATCCCCAACTTTATATTTACTCCGCAAAACACGAGCCCAAAAACTCGTCTGATCATGCAAGAGACGCCACCCGACTTTCGCGAGGAGAGCCCTGTTCATGTCCCGTGCACCACGCAAACCCAAACCCCCCTCACAACGCGGCCGCTAATAATCCAATATGAAAGCCCTAAAACTAATTAGAAAACCATTCAAAAAGGTATAACATGTATCAAAACAAAGACACGTTTTGAACCCTAAAGCATAACTCTGGCAAGTGGCAACCACAAATTTAAGCAAGAAACAATTGTCCGCCGCTTCCACTTTCCAGCATGATTGGCTCGAAGATCACAGACGGCCCATCCATATAGCATCACGGTTTTGGCTTCGGCTTTGGTGTGatgcttttggtttttgtttacaGTTAGGATATTCTCAAATATCTTTTGGTGTATATTTTTGGGTATTATTCCTTGTTCTAGATAGATACAAATCTCTTATTGTATTTTTCTCTTATTGTCGATGTAAACcagtgcacaaaaaaaaaaaaaagatttaaaccaAAGGgagaatatgaaaaaaaatcgtGCGGTTCGTTGAGCGTTACCACCACCAGTTCTTCTTCCACTGTAAATGTTACGAGTTGCTGCCTCCATCAAATGATTCATTGTCTCTTCAATAACTTTAAATTTATCGACCACAGAGAACTTCAACTTTTGAAACTCATCTTGGATTTTACAAAGGCTGGCCTCCACATCTTCAATGTGTCCCATGTTGCTTCTCATACCATTGGAGACTGGTTCCGGCTCACCGTAGAAATGGAATATTTgctcgtcatcatcatcgtagACATCAAAGATAGGGGCTCCATAGATCTCGTCGTAGAGATCCATGgattcttggttttttttggataaatgtTTTGATAGATCAAAACAGAGATGTTTTTGATACCACAATGTGGTCTGgatcaaaaacagaaagaaacataaagatagaaatgctctgataccactgaTAAGAGAGGTCCCTCCTACACACGAAGAGAATGTGTAACACACATAACAAATAAACGTTTCTTTTGGCAAAGCAAGTCTATCCTTCATTTGCTAAGCAAATGATGTTTAAATACACAAAATAGAAGACATATATTGCGGATAGACTCGTATCAtgtgttgtgtttattttttttggtaggcatGTGTtgtgtttatcttcttctagTTGATAAGGACTTATCGTCCTGTATTTTAGGGTCTAGAGTCTATCGTTTGTATAGAGTTTCTTGTATAAATACTTTTGTTTGAGAATTAATAAAGTTAAGTTGATTCGATATCTAATTCTACAACATAAACTAACCACTAAATCTACAGTTAAGATACGTGACTAAGTGGAGATGCAATCAACTATCAAGCTGAGTATGATCAAGGAGCTTTACGATGTTGCGGAACCCTACGTGTCAAGTAACCCTAGAGAGGCGTTCTTTAGgtgtaataactaataagtacTGTCTATTAACCCAAAACTCtggtaaaagaaagaaaacaaaaaaaaaagcatttagggaaagaaaggaaaaacgTATTCGCTGTGacacaaataaaactaaaaagacgCACACCACAGTTCGAACCGACACCAAAATTTGGGCATATGGAGGAGAATTAACCACTGCACTACCACAAGTTTTCCTAATAAATGTTCggtcaaaataaatatatatatttgatagtGAAAGCCGTTGCTTATTGGGCTTTAGCTCAGGGCCGGGTCTGGGTCCGATTGACCTAATTCCATATTGTATTTTAACTAAACGAGGGCCCCTGAATAACCCTTCTGTTCAGGGCCTTCAGGCTGATGCGCGCCGCACTAATGGTCATGTTATAGAGTCGAAATCTGAAGTGTTTTCGGGATTGGTGTTTAGGAAACGCGTAGTCAACGGTGTCCAAATCCGAAACGGCCGTGATCATGGCTGATAAGGAGCCTTTCTGGTGGCTCAACGACCCCAAGGTACGTCGTCTCGATTTTGCCTCTTGTATTCACAATTCGATGACAATTGTTTACTTCCAGGATTTTATCTCTTTTagcttagtt encodes the following:
- the LOC104756902 gene encoding berberine bridge enzyme-like 4, producing MKEALSVLCLVLFVSVLEAAVTKPISENFFECLRYRTSPENPITDAIFTANKTTTFLSSYLSYTKNKRFLSPNYTKLLAIVAAKHVSHIQATVICAKSNGIQIRIRSGGHDYEGLSYMSSVPFVILDMYNLRSITIDVSNKKSWIQAGATLGELYTKISDATQTLAFPAGVCATVGAGGHISGGGYGNLMRKYGITVDHVIDAQLIDVNGKLLNRATMGEDLFWAIRGGGGGSFGVILSWKINLVEVPKILTVFKVNKTLEQGGTDVLYKWQLVATKFPEDLFIRAMPQVANRTKRGGKTIAVVFYAQFLGPTDKLMAIMNQSFPELGLKRKDCQEMSWLNTTLFWADYPAGTPTSILLDRPTSPGDFFKSKSDYVKKPIPKEGLEKLWKTMLKFNNFVWMQFNPYGGVMDRIPATATAFPHRKGNLFKIQYFTTWLNANATESSLKEMKGFYEVAEPYVSSNPREAFFNYRDIDVGSNPSGNTNVDEAKIYGSKYFLGNLKRLMQVKAKYDPDNFFKNEQSIPPVRVLH